From a single Brassica rapa cultivar Chiifu-401-42 chromosome A01, CAAS_Brap_v3.01, whole genome shotgun sequence genomic region:
- the LOC117132195 gene encoding uncharacterized protein LOC117132195, which produces MDNGNGNVKVVIPVALKGVNYLLWSRLVKTALGGRDLWAHVAEGKPSKQTSIGEDGREVVAADNGKQNQEDLMVFSIIQGSLETPILEAYSYCETSKELWKTLQKVYGNIFNLSRIFEVKKAISTLHQEDSDFTQHFGKFRALWAELEMLMPTTVEASDLNDRREQDKVFALFLTLHPSYNDLIKHILRAEKLPTFEEVCAQIQKEQGSVSLFGGKSELDLGNQAEGTANRGSYKAEHKKIWICDHCKKKGHGRDKYWILHPHLKPQKFRTPQPDARSHFSG; this is translated from the coding sequence ATGGATAATGGGAATGGGAATGTGAAGGTGGTGATACCAGTTGCTCTTAAAGGAGTTAACTATCTCTTGTGGTCAAGGCTTGTCAAGACAGCCTTAGGAGGAAGAGATCTTTGGGCTCATGTAGCTGAAGGCAAGCCCTCAAAACAAACCAGCATAGGAGAGGATGGTAGAGAAGTGGTGGCGGCTGATAATGGCAAACAGAATCAGGAGGATCTCATGGTGTTTTCTATCATTCAAGGCAGCCTTGAGACACCAATCTTAGAAGCTTACTCCTATTGTGAAACTTCCAAAGAGCTATGGAAAACTCTACAGAAGGTTTATGGTAACATCTTCAACCTTAGTAGAATATTTGAAGTGAAGAAAGCAATCAGTACTCTCCACCAAGAAGACTCGGATTTTACCCAACATTTTGGAAAATTTAGAGCCTTATGGGCTGAGCTAGAGATGTTGATGCCAACTACTGTTGAAGCAAGTGACTTAAATGACagaagagagcaagacaaggtatTTGCCTTATTCCTCACACTGCATCCAAGCTACAATGATCTGATTAAGCACATACTTAGGGCTGAGAAGTTACCTACttttgaggaggtgtgtgctcAGATTCAAAAGGAGCAAGGATCAGTGAGTCTCTTTGGAGGAAAGAGTGAGCTTGACCTTGGAAACCAAGCTGAAGGTACTGCAAACAGAGGATCTTACAAGGCTGAACACAAAAAGATATGGATatgtgaccattgcaagaagaagggCCATGGAAGGGACAAGTACTGGATCCTTCACCCTCATCTCAAGCCACAGAAGTTTAGGACACCTCAACCTGATGCAAGATCCCACTTCTCTGGTTGA
- the LOC103827528 gene encoding uncharacterized protein LOC103827528: MANIEKLQFPALKITGENYVGWVTNVKPYLVMKTITETIVIGNKSPPEHIAEAIIFLKKHLDENLTHDYANVEDPAELWQALKERFDNQRQVNLPHALEEWKNLRFQDFQKVEDYNSAVLRIVSLLKYCGNPVCEAEMMNKTYNTFHKQLHFLPEIYRKCGYTRFSELMVALMLAEKNNELLIKNHNSRPTGAKAFPEVNATAVENSERRNQTNRGHGRRFNNKRGKTYNHKWKGSNKWVRSEQVSKGKETQGDTTQKRETVCYRCGCKGHWSRTCRTPPHLCKLYQESTKGKAKEVNLTENFEGTSYLDASDFANELD, encoded by the coding sequence ATGGCAAACATCGAGAAACTTCAGTTCCCGGCTCTGAAAATAACTGGCGAAAACTACGTCGGATGGGTCACAAACGTGAAACCATATCTGGTGATGAAAACGATAACCGAAACGATTGTAATCGGTAACAAATCACCGCCCGAGCATATAGCCGAAGCGATAATCTTCCTGAAGAAGCATTTAGATGAGAATCTAACGCACGACTATGCAAACGTCGAGGACCCAGCTGAACTGTGGCAAGCTTTAAAAGAAAGGTTCGATAACCAGAGACAAGTCAACCTCCCTCACGCTCTCGAAGAGTGGAAAAACCTGAGGTTCCAAGATTTTCAAAAGGTTGAGGATTACAATTCCGCTGTCCTGAGGATAGTTTCACTTCTGAAATATTGTGGTAACCCTGTCTGTGAGGCAGAAATGATGAATAAAACATATAACACTTTCCACAAACAGCTTCACTTCCTGCCCGAAATTTACAGAAAATGCGGGTACACAAGATTTTCTGAATTGATGGTTGCGCTCATGTTGGCTGAAAAGAACAATGAGCTCCTGATCAAAAACCACAATTCCCGACCTACGGGAGCCAAAGCATTTCCTGAAGTGAATGCTACGGCGGTAGAAAATTCGGAAAGGAGGAACCAGACCAACCGAGGTCATGGTCGTCGTTTCAACAACAAACGTGGAAAAACTTACAATCACAAATGGAAGGGATCTAACAAGTGGGTTAGATCCGAGCAAGTTTCTAAGGGTAAAGAAACTCAAGGGGACACCACCCAGAAGCGTGAGACCGTGTGTTACAGATGTGGCTGTAAAGGACATTGGTCCCGTACATGTCGTACTCCTCCACATCTCTGTAAGTTATATCAAGAGTCCACGAAAGGCAAAGCTAAAGAAGTGAACCTCACTGAAAACTTTGAAGGGACATCATACCTTGATGCCTCCGACTTCGCAAATGAGCTGGACTAG